ATAGAAAACAAAAACCGGTTCGTACTGCAAATTGTCAATAGAACGGTACTTAAATACCTAAATTATCTAAAGGAAATTAACCACCAAACGGCTTTGTTAGAACGGCAGGTACATTCTGCTCTTAAAAATGAAGATTTAATTCGCTTGATGCGTTATGAAAAAAGTCTTGTTTATTTCTTAGCCTCCCTCAGAACCAATCAGTTAATGCTGGAAAGGCTGCGCAAAAGCGAAACCCTTCGTCTTTCTCTTGAAGATAAAGAATTTCTGGAAGACATTGCCATAGACAACACACAAGCTCTGGAGATGACTAACATCTATAAATCTATCTTATCAAATTTAGCGGCTACTTTTTCTTCTATTATCTCAAATAACCTGAACCAAGAGATGAAAACGCTTACTACTGTTACCATTATTTTGATGGTTCCGACTTTAGTAACCGGTTTTTATGGCATGAACGTAGGGCTACCTTGGCAGGATTCTCCATATATTTTTATAGTCATAACAACATTTTGTATTCTTATGGGGTCCCTTGGTATCGTTGTTCTGAGTGTTCGGAAACTGTTTTAATGTCATCAAAATTTTCGGCCTAATAACACACAAAGTTGTTATTAGGCCGAGTTAAATTTAGTATTTTTTCTGATGTCAGCGAATAAACTTGATTTGATAGCTTGATTTGGGAGTTGTTAGTTTTAGATAATAAATTCCCTGTGGTAATGTTATCGCCAAAGGTGTGGTATTGTATCCCTGCAAAATGTTAATGTTTTGGTGAAAAACTACTTTTCCGGCTAAATTATAGATCTCAATGGTTGCAGGTCTTTCATCAACAAAATTTGTTTGTATCGTAAGAATATCCGCTTGAGAAAAATACGCATTAACAAATTCATTATCTGGGATAAAGACAGATTTAATTTCTGATTGAGAACTTTTTCCTTGATAATCAATCATTTTTAAGCGGTAATAAACTAATCCACGTTTTTGGGAAGAGTCTGTAATCTGATAATTTAAGATTTGATGGGAATTTCCGGCACCGGCTATCGTCTTAATATCTTCAAAAACTTGCCCGTCAGAGGATCTTTGTATCACAAAAAACTGGTTGCTAACTTCTTTAGCTGTAGCCCATTTTAAAAGTACGTTGGTATTTGGCAGTATAGATACCTGAAAATCAGCTAATTCTACCAGCATTGGAGGTGGATCAGTAATTCCGATACCGTGATCAGAAAAATCTATTAATCCGTTGCGTTGTGCATAACCTATTTCCAAAGGGCCTGAGTTTTCATGAATACGCCCCGAAGTTGAGGCGGCATTTAGCGTTCCACCGCCGGTACTCCAATCTTTACATTCCGTAAGACCGTCGGAACGTTTAAGAGGCCCGAACTGGTTATCTACCAATGCCGGACTCGTAAACTGATGGATATATAATTTTTCGTCATAAGTAATTGTACCTGACCCGTAAGTTACCACATTCCAGTAGCCTTCAGGATGCAGTTTTAGGTAGCTTAAAGAACCATCTACGGCAACCAAAGATCCGTCACAATCAGGACTAAGTGGGGTTACAAACTTAACCTTTAAATCTGTGTAACCTGATAAGGCTGAAATATCCATCGTAAAGAGACGGTATCTAAGTCTATCTACTGTCGAATAACTTGTAACAGATTGATAACCAACCCCAAAATCATAGGATCCAACGCCTATTTTTCGCTTTAGCGGCCCGGAAATCCAGCCGGGAATGGCTGAATATCCGGTTGTTTGGTGCTCAAATGCACTGGGAGAAGCGTTGCTCAAATATACCAAATTTGTTTCGTCAGTCTTTAAAATACCTTGTTTTACGCTCAACAAACTCGTAACCGTCAAATTAGAACGTAAGAACACAACATCAGAGCGATATACTTTTAAAGTGCCAATGGTGGCAGAACCACCCGAAGATGCCGAAAAACGTAACTGTGGATACTGAATATCAATAGAACCTGATTGAGAACGAATAGAGGTTCCACCAATAGACGGAATATCGGTAGTAATAGAGGTAGAATAAGTTTCACACGGGGTTCCTATGAAGGAAAGTTTTCCAACAATCGTTAAGTCTGAACTTGAGTTTGACTCAATATAGTTACTCCCTGTATAAGAAACCGTTCCACGAAGTAATATTTTACGGCTGTTTAAATTGATATTTCCTGATTTTAAGTACAAAGCCCCAATAACTTGCGTACAACTGGAATGCCCTAAATTTAACTTTGCTCCACTGGACAAATTTACCTCTAAATCATAGTAATACGGGCATGAATTAACGTTTGTAATACCACTATTTAAGGTAATACTGGAAGAACCGTAATACTCAACAGTTCCGCCATAATTGCTGTTAAAACCAAAAAAGTTGTTTGTTGCACCCATATAAGATGCTACGTTGGGAACAGGAATAAAAGCTGTCTGGGTACGGATTCTGCCGCTTGTAGTGTTGCTCGCCACACACACCTGCCCTAAAGAAAAATTTGAGGCAGTAGCATCAGACGAAAGATAGTTTTTGCAGTCAAAAGTACCGTCAATTTGCGTATATAAAGTTCCGGAAGACCATGTTGAAAAGCCACCTGATGAAGAGTTGATATTCACTGTTCCGCCGGATTCTACCACCAAAGTAATACCGCCTAACTTCCGCATAATAGTTCCGCCACTCATATTAAGCGTACCGCCGGATTTTACCGTAACACTTGAAACTTTCAGTGTACCGCTGGTGATGTTGGCTACACCTCCTGAGCAAACAACTAAGTAGCTTGTACTTGAATTTTGGGCAAAATCCATTGTATTCCCTGACCCAATTTGGAAGTCCATAGTTCCCGCTACATAAATATTGGCTGCCGTATTGGTTGGCGGATCTATCTTTTTGTTCACTACTAATTTCCCTCCAGATAGAACGGAAATTCCTTTTGAACGCAGAGTAGTGGGGTTTACCGGCGCAGCCGGTACTGTAACGGTATAGCCATTTAAAATGTTATGATAACGATTCTCATTAATGGTTCCCGGCCAAGCTGCACATGAAACATCTAAGGGATTCCATGTTGCACATACATCCCAATTTCCTGTAGCATTGCTTCTGATAACCGAAACACCGGACCCTGTACAACTCGGCTGCGCATCAGCTACCCAATAAGAAATGATGTATAAAAAAACAAATAATGTAAAAATATTCTTCATAATCAGTGCGTAAATGTAATAATCAATTTTTTTAACAAAATTAATCTAAATATTTCAAAAGACCAAAACTAATTTCTGGAATTGTTTTAATTTAGGACTGCGGTTTAGAAAATATGAGAAAAAGCTAAGTAATAAGACGTATTTCTACAATTTATGCGTAAAGAATCACTCAGAGTTACATTTCATTACCAAAGTATAAAAGTATCCCAAAAGGGATTGAAAAAGAGCGGAGCTTAAAATTACTGTACTATGATATTGAGTTATCTAACTGATTAGAAATTGGTTACTTATTCTATTGAGAGACTTCGGCAAGTTTTCCGTC
This genomic window from Bacteroidia bacterium contains:
- a CDS encoding T9SS type A sorting domain-containing protein, whose translation is MKNIFTLFVFLYIISYWVADAQPSCTGSGVSVIRSNATGNWDVCATWNPLDVSCAAWPGTINENRYHNILNGYTVTVPAAPVNPTTLRSKGISVLSGGKLVVNKKIDPPTNTAANIYVAGTMDFQIGSGNTMDFAQNSSTSYLVVCSGGVANITSGTLKVSSVTVKSGGTLNMSGGTIMRKLGGITLVVESGGTVNINSSSGGFSTWSSGTLYTQIDGTFDCKNYLSSDATASNFSLGQVCVASNTTSGRIRTQTAFIPVPNVASYMGATNNFFGFNSNYGGTVEYYGSSSITLNSGITNVNSCPYYYDLEVNLSSGAKLNLGHSSCTQVIGALYLKSGNINLNSRKILLRGTVSYTGSNYIESNSSSDLTIVGKLSFIGTPCETYSTSITTDIPSIGGTSIRSQSGSIDIQYPQLRFSASSGGSATIGTLKVYRSDVVFLRSNLTVTSLLSVKQGILKTDETNLVYLSNASPSAFEHQTTGYSAIPGWISGPLKRKIGVGSYDFGVGYQSVTSYSTVDRLRYRLFTMDISALSGYTDLKVKFVTPLSPDCDGSLVAVDGSLSYLKLHPEGYWNVVTYGSGTITYDEKLYIHQFTSPALVDNQFGPLKRSDGLTECKDWSTGGGTLNAASTSGRIHENSGPLEIGYAQRNGLIDFSDHGIGITDPPPMLVELADFQVSILPNTNVLLKWATAKEVSNQFFVIQRSSDGQVFEDIKTIAGAGNSHQILNYQITDSSQKRGLVYYRLKMIDYQGKSSQSEIKSVFIPDNEFVNAYFSQADILTIQTNFVDERPATIEIYNLAGKVVFHQNINILQGYNTTPLAITLPQGIYYLKLTTPKSSYQIKFIR
- a CDS encoding magnesium transporter CorA family protein, giving the protein MVTVYQHIKEELRSVQEIGLDTWIQVTAPSHTEVKRLCEQGGVPLEFITSALDPDERPRIEHEDNFTLILLRIPLPNDEHAEIPFLTLPLSIIIAPRFIITVCTKPNSVIADFIETKVRNFLIENKNRFVLQIVNRTVLKYLNYLKEINHQTALLERQVHSALKNEDLIRLMRYEKSLVYFLASLRTNQLMLERLRKSETLRLSLEDKEFLEDIAIDNTQALEMTNIYKSILSNLAATFSSIISNNLNQEMKTLTTVTIILMVPTLVTGFYGMNVGLPWQDSPYIFIVITTFCILMGSLGIVVLSVRKLF